The DNA sequence CGGACGGAAGATATGGTTCTTTTCTGATATTCGTAGGGTCTAAACCTACCAGGAAGTGAGTCATTACCGTATTTCCAGCACAAACAACAGCACCGATATCATGAATACTTAACTTATTCCTTTTAACAAGTGTGGATATCAGATGATTTATATCTTCTATGAGAACCTCTTGCATAATGTCCATTGCATCATGCTGCTCAGCATGGATAATTCTCTGGATGTAGTCATCTCCATACTTGATTTGAGAATTATAGGTAGCTTCAATATCAATAGTCTCTGCGCGACAAAGGTCCAGAAGATGAGCTACCACGGTAGTTGTACCAACGTCTACAGCAACACCGTAGTTATTTGCACTCACATCCCCCGCCTGTACCTCAAGGACCTCAACAGAAGAGCCCCGATATCCAAGGGTAACTGTAACCTTCCATTTACTATTCCTCAAAATAGCAGGCAAATGTTTCAGGACGGTGAAATTTGTTGTCAAATTTTCTAACGGGATATCTGTCTTAACCATAATATCCTGACAGAGTCTTTCATAATCTGCCATACTATCATCCAGGCTGGGGAGAGATAACTCCAGATACAGCTTGCTCACCAGAGGATTTTGCTTAAATTGTTCTGCTCCCAGACTGACCGCTGCAAGTGAACCCGGGAATTGCGGATAATCACTAACAAGAATTTGACTTTTATCAAGCCTTGATTCCTCAGGTATTAAAACCTCCAGGTCATCAACTACTTTTGTCCTACAAGCAAGGACATATCCTTGCTTTACCTCTGCTGCAGAAATATGAGTAGTTGGCATACTATCTACCTTGCCACTTTTCAGGATTACCTTACATTTACCGCAGGTGCCATCACCACCACAGAGGGCATTGATAAACAAATCGCCCTTGTAGGATGCATCAAGAATGGTTTTCCCTTCTTCAATATCAACCGTAACTTCACTGGGAAGAAAATTTATTTTATAATGTGAATTTTTCAATAGTATTATTTAACATATATAAAATTTTAAATGAGGATAACGGCTTTCACTGATAAACACAGACAATTTCTTTCTTCTTATTAAGATCTACACAATCTGTATCCAATATCACTATTCTATAAAAATATATTTTTAAGGCTTCCACACAGTTTTTAGATACGAGGCGAGACCCGATGCCTCCCGCGGCCCAACCATTATCTCCCAACCGAGGGTCTCTTGCAATTTTCCAGACATCACAGCTACCAGCCCCGGAATGATAAGTTTTCTGTGCTTTACTTTCGTCTCCACCTGAGCATCTGCCATAGCCTTGGCAACAACTTTATCATTCAATTTGTCACCAGAATATGCCGTCAACACCGAGGTACCACCGGTATCTACGGATAATATGAACGCAGGAATGCGACTTCCCTCAACCTCACCTTCGACCGTATAATAAGTAAGCGAGAAATTTGTTGTGAATAAAACCGGAGAATCTTCCTTAGCGTCCCCCACGGCATATAATTTTGGTTCAACCTGAATGGGTTTTTGTGGATCAGTAAATATATTTGTCCTGACAGTAAGCAATGGCATAATTCCCCATGACTCACAATTATTGACCACAACAATACCAGCGTACTTTACCAGATAGGTACTGGCCATTGAAATTTCCTGAAATGTATCATCATCACAGGCAAAGGTGATCATAGGAAACCCAAGAGCACGGAAATTTTTCTTTAATGCAGCCCTTCTTATCCTGGTTAGTTTCTGAAGTACCTCTTTCGGTTTGTCACCGCTCACATCTAATACAATCTCTTCAACACCGGCCTTCTTTACCCGTTCAGCCAGATCAGCGAGCTCTTCAAGCGTTGGGGCAGTTACCGTCATAGGGCAATTCTTTTCCTTCGCTAGCGCCGCCATAGATTCGCAATTTCCTGCATTTGCACCGTGAATCAAAGGCCTCTTCTCAGCGCAGTTTGCCAGAGCTGCTCTCATATTATCAACAGAGGTACTGCTCAAAATAATATTCAAATGAGAGCCACTACTGATTTTCTTTGCCGCTTCAGCAAATTTTTCTGCACTATTACTCTTGTTGATAATTGCAACGAGATCAATCTCGATCTCTGTACCAACACGGGCCATTTTTAAATTATTGATCTTCTTTAAACGATTATCAAAAGCAGCATCATCCAGATCATCATGAATAGTAACGGCTATGCCTGTAGGATGATAAAATTTTTCTTCATGCCTGAACAATACATTTTCTTCACCGGTCTCCACTTTCCTGGCACCTGTACCGACAGTTACAAGTTTAATTGGAGGCGCAGAGGCAGCTCCCAAAACTCTCTTAGCCTCTTCACTCACATCAGGACAATCCGACAGGTTTGCCTTTTTTTGCGCCAATTGCATAGCAAATGCCAGACATGTGGGTCTTCCACACTTTTTACAATTTG is a window from the Candidatus Jettenia sp. genome containing:
- a CDS encoding ASKHA domain-containing protein, coding for MKNSHYKINFLPSEVTVDIEEGKTILDASYKGDLFINALCGGDGTCGKCKVILKSGKVDSMPTTHISAAEVKQGYVLACRTKVVDDLEVLIPEESRLDKSQILVSDYPQFPGSLAAVSLGAEQFKQNPLVSKLYLELSLPSLDDSMADYERLCQDIMVKTDIPLENLTTNFTVLKHLPAILRNSKWKVTVTLGYRGSSVEVLEVQAGDVSANNYGVAVDVGTTTVVAHLLDLCRAETIDIEATYNSQIKYGDDYIQRIIHAEQHDAMDIMQEVLIEDINHLISTLVKRNKLSIHDIGAVVCAGNTVMTHFLVGLDPTNIRKEPYLPSVSFIPPLRAAEVGIKTNNQGLLYTLPCVGAYVGGDITSGVLAIRLDKAEALSLLIDIGTNGEIVLGNKDWMVCCSASAGPSFEGSGISCGMRAAKGAIEKINITKNFDVNYKTIGDTPPSGICGSGLLDCLATLVRSGVIDRTGNFQKGIDTDRLRKTDNGYEFILVDKSETATKKDIVITQADIQNLIRSKAAIYSAISTLIESMGMDINNIEQLYLAGGFGNYLDVRSAITIGMLPDISISKVQFVGNTSVIGAKMSLFSKDAYEVSRAIASKMTYFDLMNNNKYMEEYISANFLPHTDIEKFPSVAEELKIQ
- a CDS encoding acetyl-CoA decarbonylase/synthase complex subunit gamma — its product is MALTGLDIYKLLPKTNCKKCGRPTCLAFAMQLAQKKANLSDCPDVSEEAKRVLGAASAPPIKLVTVGTGARKVETGEENVLFRHEEKFYHPTGIAVTIHDDLDDAAFDNRLKKINNLKMARVGTEIEIDLVAIINKSNSAEKFAEAAKKISSGSHLNIILSSTSVDNMRAALANCAEKRPLIHGANAGNCESMAALAKEKNCPMTVTAPTLEELADLAERVKKAGVEEIVLDVSGDKPKEVLQKLTRIRRAALKKNFRALGFPMITFACDDDTFQEISMASTYLVKYAGIVVVNNCESWGIMPLLTVRTNIFTDPQKPIQVEPKLYAVGDAKEDSPVLFTTNFSLTYYTVEGEVEGSRIPAFILSVDTGGTSVLTAYSGDKLNDKVVAKAMADAQVETKVKHRKLIIPGLVAVMSGKLQETLGWEIMVGPREASGLASYLKTVWKP